TCGAAACGCGACCAGGTGTTTGCCGCAGTAGAGCAGACCCGTAAAGCGCTCGGCGGCTTCGATGTTATCGTCAACAACGCCGGTATCGCGCCGTCAACGCCGATTGAGACCATCACCGAAGAGGTGATCGACAGGGTCTACAACATCAACGTCAAAGGTGTTATCTGGGGCATGCAGGCGGCGATTGAAGCGTTCAAAGCCGAAGGCCACGGCGGGAAAATCATCAACGCCTGTTCGCAGGCGGGCCACGTCGGCAACCCGGAGCTGGCGGTTTACAGCTCCAGTAAATTCGCGGTGCGCGGCCTGACCCAGACCGCCGCGCGCGATTTAGCGCCGCTCGGCATCACCGTCAACGGCTTCTGCCCGGGCATTGTGAAAACCCCGATGTGGGCGGAAATCGACCGTCAGATCTCCGAAGCCGCCGGCAAACCGCTCGGCTACGGCACGGAAGAGTTCGCCAAACGCATCACGCTTGGCCGCCTCTCCGAGCCGGAAGATGTCGCCGCCTGCGTTTCGTTCCTGGCAGGCCCGGATTCCGACTACATGACAGGTCAGTCACTGCTGATCGACGGCGGTATGGTATTCAGTTAATTTTTATCATCTATCTTTTCGGACATGCCGAAAACCCACCGTTATTGCGGTGGGTTTTTTTATGGCGAGGTAAAGCGGGTTTATTAGGGGGTTATGGTGTTATCGTGGCGATATTCCCCGTAAACGAGAAGGCATTATTGAAGTAAGATTTTCGACGCCATAAATTCACCACAGTAAAGATTTCCGAACAATACAAAGCCCCTGTCGGGGCTTTTAAATAAAGACGTGTAGCGTTTATACCGGGCGCTCAATAATACCGATTTGCCCGCAGCAAATGACAGTATTTAGTCTTTGCTCTGCAACAGGAAGCGATAAATCAGGCCGCCCACTACGCCGCCCACAATCGGTACGAGCCAGAAAACCCACAGT
This sequence is a window from Cronobacter sakazakii. Protein-coding genes within it:
- a CDS encoding (S)-acetoin forming diacetyl reductase encodes the protein MKKVALVTGAGQGIGKAIALRLVKDGFAVAIADYNAETANAVAQEINEQGGSAVAVTVDVSKRDQVFAAVEQTRKALGGFDVIVNNAGIAPSTPIETITEEVIDRVYNINVKGVIWGMQAAIEAFKAEGHGGKIINACSQAGHVGNPELAVYSSSKFAVRGLTQTAARDLAPLGITVNGFCPGIVKTPMWAEIDRQISEAAGKPLGYGTEEFAKRITLGRLSEPEDVAACVSFLAGPDSDYMTGQSLLIDGGMVFS